The DNA window TCAGGCAACGGCCTGCATGGGACGCTTGTCAATCGGCCGGCTCGCGGGGTTCGGGGGCATCTGTGGAAAGGAACGAAGGTCCGCTATCAGGAAAATCCATCCGAGTGGTCCGCCATCCATTTCCATGAGGATGATCTGAACGATGCACGATGGGAAACTGACTTCAGTGCCACGTTTCCCGAGGCGACGCCGAGCGGCATTTATGCCGCCAAGCTCACGCAGGGCGATCAGGTCGAGCATCTGCCCTTCTACATCCAGCCGACCGAGCGATCCAAAAACAAGGTCCTGTTTCTGGCGCCCACCAACACCTATCTCGCCTATGCCAACGAGCATCTGGGATACGGTGAACGCGGCGAGGCTCACCAAAAGCGCATGCGCGACAAGGTCCAGCTCAATGAGACGGATGTTTTCGTTCATACGCACCCCGAACTGGGGCTTTCGATTTACGATCGACATGCGGATGGCAGCGGGGTCATGCATTCCTCTTGGAAGCGGCCTGTCGTCAATTTTTCGCCTAACTACATCACCTGGCTCAACGCCGCGCGCCGGCACTTTGCGGCTGACTTTTACATCACTGGCTGGCTGGAGAAATCCGGCGTCGGTTTCGACGTGGCGACGGACGAGGACCTGCATCGAATGGGCCTGGAACTTCTGGCCCGCTATGATGTCGTTGTCTCAGGATCTCACCCGGAATATCCGACATCACTGGAGATGGATGCGCTGAAGGCCTATGCCGGCCAGGGCGGGAGCCTGATGTATCTCGGCGGCAATGGCTGGTATTGGGTGACGAGCTATGACGGCGACGACACCATGACGCTGGAGTGCCGGCGCGGCTATTCGGGTGAGCGCAACTGGACGTCTCATCCGGCTGAGTTGATGCATGCCACGACGGGAGAGATCGGAGGCCTCTATTCCCACCGAGGTCAAAGCAGCCGCCTGTTTTTCGGCGTCGCATCGGCTGGCGTCGGTTGGGGCACGGCTTCGGGCTATTCTCGCACGCAGGACTCGTACAGTCCCGACCTCGCCTTCATGTTCGAGGGCATCGGCGATGAGATGATCGGCGACTTTGGCTATGTCCTCGGGGGCGCCGCGGGCGACGAGTTGGACAGCGCTGACTTCGCGGCCGGGACGCCGGGCAATGCCCGCGTGATCCTGAACTCGCGGCACAATGACACCTACTACCCGTTCCTCGAGTCCGTCACGCAGGTCGAGCCGAATGTCAGCGGACCGAACAACCCGAATGTCAGGTCCGATGTCGTCTTCATCGAAACCGGTGCTGGCGGCGGGATATTCTCCGTCGGGTCGATCTGCTGGGCCGGGTCGCTTGCCTACGACAACTACGACAACAATGTTGCGACGCTGACGGGCAACGTGCTCCGTCACTTTCTGCGGAAGGCGTAGGCCACCCAATTCCGAAAACGGAGCTCTTCGTCCAAGGTTTTCGAACTGCCAGGAAGGTCGGGGCTAGACTCGAAAAATTGGATATTGTAGATTGGATATAATGATGGTGTGCGGTATGCCATCGAACGCAAGAGGAAAAAATGAACAACTGGACTGGGGTGTTTCCCGCCGTAACCACCAAGCTGAATCAGGACGGCTCGATCAATGTACAGGCTAATCAGTCTGCCATTGACAGGCTGATCGCCAACGGGGTTTC is part of the Mesorhizobium loti genome and encodes:
- a CDS encoding N,N-dimethylformamidase beta subunit family domain-containing protein, giving the protein MSIQPGGTIDFKVSAAQAPYSVEFVRLHGVAINGDDQSVREESIGNAAAGLYQGRLQDLAPGSYAIVVPAFFPLISTFGFEVWVQPTLKDRECQTILAVATDRTTASWSLVIARDQLELRVGGGEDARVLSMNLDDHEGKWIHIKGGRSDRGIALEFAVDGLWPSQRFGQTRFLALPDTPEPTRVDRILIGSNLDERDRPVDRFNGRIDNPSVLSAPGEGARPIASWDFAMGIDTRIVTDVSGNGLHGTLVNRPARGVRGHLWKGTKVRYQENPSEWSAIHFHEDDLNDARWETDFSATFPEATPSGIYAAKLTQGDQVEHLPFYIQPTERSKNKVLFLAPTNTYLAYANEHLGYGERGEAHQKRMRDKVQLNETDVFVHTHPELGLSIYDRHADGSGVMHSSWKRPVVNFSPNYITWLNAARRHFAADFYITGWLEKSGVGFDVATDEDLHRMGLELLARYDVVVSGSHPEYPTSLEMDALKAYAGQGGSLMYLGGNGWYWVTSYDGDDTMTLECRRGYSGERNWTSHPAELMHATTGEIGGLYSHRGQSSRLFFGVASAGVGWGTASGYSRTQDSYSPDLAFMFEGIGDEMIGDFGYVLGGAAGDELDSADFAAGTPGNARVILNSRHNDTYYPFLESVTQVEPNVSGPNNPNVRSDVVFIETGAGGGIFSVGSICWAGSLAYDNYDNNVATLTGNVLRHFLRKA